The Phyllostomus discolor isolate MPI-MPIP mPhyDis1 chromosome 15, mPhyDis1.pri.v3, whole genome shotgun sequence genome includes the window AAAAATACGGGTGAATTTCTCCATGTAATTATGTCTCAAAATCCAAGGGAAATGATTTATAAAACGTGATTACttaaaacgaaaaaaaaaaacccctgtccAGCTcctgcacacatacacacaaatgccAAATAAGCTAAGTCTACAATGACaacctgagaaaaaaatatttgtaacatataCAGACAAAGGGGTGATATTCCTAAAGTGTAAAGAACTTTATAAATCAGGAGAGAAGGAAACGGCCAGCAAGCCTACAGAAGAACGGGCTGAAAAATGAACAGACAGTTCTCAGGAAGAGAACCAGGAACAGTGACAAACATATGGAAACGTGCTCTGCCTCTCGCGTGATGAAAGAACGCAGCTGGGAGACCACTTCTGGCTCACACGGGTGAGATCCAGACGTCGGACAGCACACCCTGTTGGTGACAGAGCAGAGGGAGACGGAACTCTCCAACGTTGCTGTCGTCCTGGGAAATGGTTCAGCCCCTGCGAAGGGGAACGGGGCATCATCTCCCCAGATGACCCGCGTGTTCACCTACTGATGGAACGATCCCACTTCCTACGATCGCAGGTGACGCAAGGACAAATggtgaaaagatacatgcacagTACCATGTTACTCCAACACTTCATCTAATAACAAAAGACTAGAAATAAACCAAAACGTCCATCAGCAAGAAAAGCTGTGGAATAAGGTATACTGTGAAACCAGAAGACAGGGAATCCAGTAATTCTGTACCCTGCTAGGGTGTGGTTTccagaatacttttttaaaggagGGGTGGAGTAATATGAAATAGTATCATCTAAAAAAGTAAGAGGAGCAGCCAAACACATTTTTATGGATTTCAGGTAAAACTGACATGCAATAAGCTACACATgatttaaagtgcacaatttaAGTTTTGACATATGAATACACCTATGCAACCATCGTCACAGTCCAGGTACTGAACATAAATCCTTCACTTCCATGTCTCCACATCCCCTTGGtaaccccaccccctgccactaGCCACCCCACCTTGGtaaccccaccccctgccactagccaccccgccccagcccctgcagcagAACTTTTGCTGTAACAGATCATCTCGCTTGTCCCGAAGCTGTGCACAGACGGAATGCTACAGCATGCACcctgttctctctgccttctctcactCAGAGTAACTGGCGATTCCCCCGCGTGGCTGCGCACATCAGCAGATACTCCTCTTTATCACTCAGCCGCATTTTCTGTGTGTGGCTATACCATTCTTTATTTATGCACCTGTTGAaggacatttgtttttatttccggTTTTGGCTTTGACAAATGGAACTGCTATGAACACATCCTTCTGTGAAtgtgtaatttattttctcacgGACAACTGTGTAGCTGAGAGGTGGCTGGATCATCTGACAGGGGTGTTTCCCTTTTGAAGAAACTGACACACTTTTTTCCAAggggctgtaccattttacaccccccaccccttacAGTGCATGGTATTTCCAGCTCCTCCATCTTCTCCAACAGCCGGTACATTGGTCTTTTTCACTTTAATCATTCTAGTAAGCGAGTGGTCTTAACTCAAGCTGGTTTGAACTCATGCTTCCCTGATAAACattgatattgagcatctttccatgtgcttatcAGCTGCACACGTaacttctttggtgaagtgttaCTTCATTGGGTTATCTGCTTTCTTCTTAATGAGCTTtcagagttctttctatattctggaTATGCCTGTTATCAGAAATATACTTTGCAATGACTCCCTCCCAGTCTATGGCCTGTCTTTTCATTCGCAGTGTATTTTGAAAtgcagaaaattttatttgatgaagtccaaactatttttttttctttatgaatcaTGCTTTTGATGTCAAATCTGAGAATCTTTACCTAATGTTTTCCTAGAAGTTCTACTGTGTTAGGTTTACACTCAGGCCTATGAAGCATTTGTGTTAACTCATGTTTATGATGAGAGGTGTGGATTAGTTTTTTGCACAGGGCGTGTCCAATGATTCTAAAACCACTTGTGAAAAGGGCTTTCCTTTCTTCACTTAATTGCCTTTCACCTTTGTCAGAAGTTCATTGCCATATCTGTATGGATCTACTTCAAGATTATTCTGTTCCAAAGCTAACTACTGCAGCTTTATAagaagtcttgaaatcaggtcATGTTTGTGCTGTTCTAGGTCCTCTGCATTTTTTTATATTACTTGTAGAATCAGActgtcattttagaaaaaaagtccTGCTGGGGTTATGTTGACTCTAGTGATCACACTGGGATGTTAGGGATGTCTGACCTACTGTCTGTCGCCGTGACAATGCGGCAGTTTAACAGTAGTCATCTGACTCACGAAGACCGTACATCTCTCCGCATACTGGGGTCTTCTTGGTTGGAGACCTGTCTACTTTTCCACGTAGTTCTACCAGTTTCTGCTGCATACGTTTTGAAGATCTATTTCCAGGAACATAATATGCAGGACTGTTGTGTTCTCTTGATTAATTGACTCTTTCATCACCAGAAAATAAAACGTTCTTTACCCCTGGTTTTCAGGCCTTTGGACTCTGCCTGAACTACACCACcggctttcctgggtctccagcctgcagaCTGCAGATTGCGGGACTTCCAGCTCCACGCGTGTAGGTAAATCCTTATTTACAATGACCCTCTTCCTGCACACAGGCACACCTCGCCTCACGGCACTTCACAGACTGCATTTTCATCAGCGTTGAGGCAAGCCCCTCCTCTAGCGAATGGTCTTGACTCAATGAAGGCCCAGTTCGTGGTTAGCATTTCAGGTTTGTTAGGTCAGACGGGAGCGGCGTTTAGTCTGGGCGGGACCCTGCTGAGTCCTCTATCCGACTCCCCCAGAATTACCAGGTTCTGTTCTTGGCGCTGTGTCAGGAACTGTTGCCTCGGGCCACTCAGAGGGTTTCCCTGACCTGCACTGGTCTTGTCACTCGCACGTGTGGTGGTCGTGTTGGTGATGGTACTTTTAATGCTATTGTGTGACTGTCGTAAAATAAAGTAAGTAACCGTGCTGATGTTATTGAAAACTGGGATTTCCAACATCAGAGAAAGAAGACGCAAATATAAGATACATGAGGTTAAAAAAATCCCTCCAGCATCCTGAGTTTTGATTGAAAGTATCCCTATGGCATCACAAGgaatattcacacacacaaaaaaatccacCCATTTCCTAGCTGTGCCCACGGAGAAGGCCTGGCAATGCCAGCTGACTCATAAGCAGCGAGCAATCTTGGGAACGAGAACGTATCCCTAACGGGAGCCACGGCCCCACAGATAGACAGCTCCCGAACCTGGCTGCCAGTTCCAGAAGACACGAAGAACCAGAGAAACACGTTCAAGTGTACCAGGGGACGCAGTTAGCAAAACCCAGACCGCGATCCCCTCCAGCAGCCAGCCAAACCGTCTATTCAGTGAACACACTGCagcaaaaacagcaaacaaaaggAGAAATCTGTCAGAGTCACTGTTATGATACTTGTCCTTCCACTGAAAGTAACTAGAAAACTAGACAAAATATATGGAAAAGCCCAACTTTCCAGATAGAGACCAAGCAGCACACACCAGCAAGCCTTGAGAGAAGGTACACAAGTAAGGAGACTCTGATGGTCCCCCTACTTTCTGCCTGGAGGCCCTTTCCAGACCTCAGCACGGGGAGGGAACCCCAGGCAGAGGACACCAGTGTCACTGAGGAGGCAGAGTTCAGAGCTCAGGGGGACTGAGGGCCCTGAAACACACAGAGGAAGACACCAGCTAGAGGACAGCTCCAGAGAAAAGGGGTTCCAAAAATCTGCAAGGGGGTTTCCTTCCGTCTTGGGCTGAACTGAAAGCAACACACATGTAATAAGGTAATATTCCCTAAGGatgccaccctccccccaaaaacctacagacaaaaacaacaacaaaacaacctaCCGGAAGCTGGAAGCTGAACAATTCCCAGAGTCAACACAGGGCTGGGAGACCGAGGTACCCCAGCGAGTCAGAGTGTACCAACATGGCTGAATGGTCAGAGAGGTATTCAGCAGATTCCAGGAGAGTCACACCTTAGGAGCAGGCTGCACTCGCGCTGAAGACTACTGTGTATACCTCCCTAGCAAATCTTTAAAAGGAGACCAGAAGGATCAGGCGGATCCTCAAGTAACTTAACAGACTACTAAAGCAAACTCCAACCCTTTTTAAAGGAAGCCACTAAAATCTAGGCACTCAACAACATGATATTTGCAGTGCTCAGCATAAAAGCAGAAAACATTAGATGTGCAAAAAGCAGGCAAGCGTGTCCCATACCCAGTGGATAAGTCAATCTAGAAAAACAGGCCAGACAGGCCAAGAAAATGCAACAGGGATGAGAGATTCAATTAGCTTACAAGATctttaaaggtattttaaaaaatacttaagaattttttgaaaaataacaaaaccatgACCATACTGACGAGAGAATTGGGAGATATGAAATAGAACTAAGTGgaatttttacagataaaaaaataaaataccaaactGAAAAATTTGTGTGATTGGCTTAACAGCAGATTGGGTACTAAagggaaaaagacagaaaggaattACCCAAATGGAAGATAACTGACACTGTTCACAAAAGTTTACTCAGAACAGAGCACAGACCAAACACGAGAGGAttaaccataaaaattctagaagaaaacaaaagaagttatTTTCATCATAAGAAATCTAAGATTTCTAAGGCAGGAAACAAAAAGCATTAACCCATGaaagcagaaattaataaaatggtgTTCATAGAAATATAAAACGTGCACTTTAAAAGACAGTGTTAAGAAACTGAAAGGCGGGGCAACAGACTGGGGGAACCATCAGGagctctgcctccccctctgCCGCCTGGGCCCGGCCCCTGCTTTTCTGgcccccccacccaggctccTGTGTCCCTGTTTCCTTCTCCTAAGTTCAGAGCCTTCCTTTTGCTTCCCTGACCTGTTTCCCGAGCCCACCCAGCCTCACTTCTGACACAGCTCACTTCTTCTAGCTCTGTGATcttctaaataaacttttccttgtatttgaaaagaaaaagaaatggtctGCAATATGTACGTGGATGCGCTGAACAAAGGAATGATTCGTGTGATGTCATCACTCTATGCAAAACGGCTTGCAATCTATCTCTGGGGtttttcactgaatatttttggACCGCAGTTGAGCACTGGTTGCTGAATCTGCATGAAGCAAGACTGTAGATAAAGGGGGACCACTGTACACACAGTCCTACAGCGGGTACATTTAAGTGTATGTAATTTATATCTGATTAAAGTTGTTTTAAGACATGTATCAACTGATTATAACACCTGGACCTCAACAAGATCCTGACTTTGAATTCGAACAGTTttgaaaaggaggggaaggggattTTGAAAGTGCCAAATACTGGCTGATATTAAGCAATTACCATTAAGCTAAATGACAGGTCCagattcattttattattttctctgcttttgtaTGTCTGAAATGTTCCATGATataacacacttaaaaaaattaaagcacaaCTTGGAATACTGAAAGGATTACTATGCAGAAAAGGAATCAGAAGGCATCCTATGGGGGAACATTTGGAGACAGTGTAAGAACCGAGCCAGCCAGGAGCATCTGTGAGGCAGGTTGCTCACACCAGGGATTCTGATGCCCAGATTTTGTAACAAATGTCAGGGCTGGAGGAGAAGAAATGACTCAATTAATGAGAAGTTGGGCTAGTTGCCTtctcagaacaacaacaacaaagccctcTTTCCTACACAAACCTTGAAATAACAGGACCCAGAGAACAAGATTTTTGTTAGGGGAGGATACTTTATAGCTCCAAGGGCAGCTTGGCCTCCCACTTGTAAAAGCCTGCTCATTTCAGCAGTTTACCCTGAAAAACACCCAATTTCAACCAACACCACAAGGGGGCGCTAAGCCCTAAGAAAACTCAGATCAACTTCTAGACAGATTAAATGTCTCATTTGGATCTGGACTTCCTTTGGAAAGATAAACCTGAATACACATTCCAGCGAAACTCTTTCTAAGAAACAAATCTGACCATGATCCTTTCCTGCTAAAAACTTCCAAGGACACCCATCCCTAACAGTCTAACGCAGCATGACACACACCCTGCTTTCTGTCTGACCATCTCCCCCGCTGTGCACCTGTGCACCAGCAAACCTTCCCTGGCCTCCCCGTCTCCCGCCCCCACCCTTCCGTTCCACAGCAAACTACACGTCAGACTCCAGCTGGGCCTTCAGCTCTGCTCAACACATGACTCAGACCCCTTCTGACCTCCGACCACCTCCCACCACTACAGACCAATTTCTTCGACACAGAACTCCACCGTCACCGAAGCCCTTGCTGTTCTGCCTGCACGACAGACACTCTGTGCAAGTGAATGCACACAACACTCCCGGCCGGACAGGACAGCCGTTGGGGGTGGGGCGTGCTGCACGACCGAGCACCAGCCCAGCGCGGGCATGCAGCAGACCCACTTCGGGTGCAGCCATGAGTGGAGCACCACCAAGTCGTGCCCCTGCGGCTCGTTTCGGGGGCCTGTCTGCCACAGGTCAGGAGTGACTTCTGTGGAAACATTTTACGTTTTTCACCCCACGTTCAAAGTCTACTTAATAACGTTCTATTTGAAGAAACTGTACACATCAAACTTGAGAACTTACCGTCTTGGTTAAGTAGGACACGAACGACTGCAGGAAGAGAACCGCGTTTTCCCAAGGCTCTTCGTCTGCTAGTTCCGGGTCCTCTTCttcatcagcatcagcatcagcatcagcatcgtCAGGAGGGCTTTCCATCACAAACATCTCTAAAATGGAGGAGGAAAACGAGTGCATTTCATTTTACAATTTAGGATAAGAGTTGTTTCTCATCACCTAAAATACTTCTGGAGTGCCCACAAAATAGCAGCCCCTGTGCCTGCACCTCTCTCGCTCCAAGACAGTTATGCAGGGAAAAAACTTCAGATTCCCATTCACGTCACCATGCCCTTCAACAATGCATTGGGCATGTGTGCCTCCAACACACTGTCCCTCACCAGACTAACGAGTTGCTCTCCCTGCTGTGACCTCTCCTGCTCTCTGCAGGGGGTCACGGGGTAAAGCGATCCCTGGGCTCCCGGGCCTTTCAAGACACGGAAACAGGAATGATGTCATGTCACCATTAAGCCATCACGATCAGCTGTTCTTCTGATTCCCTGCTAAAATGAGCAAGCcacataaaaattagaaagccaTTGACACCATGATTGgggctgcatttttttaaattttgtttttaaaacaactcTCTCAATTCAAACAAAAAGAGTAGCCCCCCTGCTAAACACTCGCTGTGCTCTGAGATTCAGACGCTGTTCGCAGGCGCCAGTCTCCACTGGACCGCTGCGTGCTGCAGCGCTCCGTGCCGTTTGCTGCTCTCTTACTTGAGCGGGCGGTGGGTGTgagtgtggggtggagggaaagcACCGAATTTGTGAGGACTGGAGCAGTGGTTCTTGAACACTGATTTTCAACCCCTCAGAGTGTCCTGGAGGGCCTGTTAAACGCAGCGCACTGGTGCCCACCCTCAGAGCTTCCGGTGCGGCTGGTCTGGCCGCAAACGACTGTTCTAGAGCATAAGGCTTTGAAAGTATCATTTCAGTGTAAAATGGTCTGCGTAAGCTAGTGCTCGCCAGTCACTGGTGTGTGGGTCAGTCACAGCCTCGGCCGACTCCTGTGATGGATCGCTGCCTTAACTCCTGCTCTTCGTTCTGTTCCAGGATTTCTTATCATCGAGACTCACTCACTCCTGTATTACTCCCCCCTCCATTTCCTATCTGTAACAACCCATCTCCTAGAAGCTCTTCTTCATGACATGCCTCTGCTTTGCAGAGTAACGTTAGCAAGCTTTACCTGGGTGAGTGTCCTTCTCAGCATTCGGCTTCTGGGGCACGTCTAAGACACCCACGTTACTAGTCACGGGCTGATCCGAGTGGCCAGGCTCTTCcggaatctgcattttaagatCTTCTGTGTTCTCTTGGGAGGGATTATCTTCCAGGGGCGGCTGCACCTCTACAGGGAAGAAGATCGCACTGGCTGACAAAGCTTGCTCACACTCCCCATTCAGTTCCTCCCACTGAGCATCGCCCCCACACACAACTCCAGGGCACACCCCTCCGACCCGGCCCTCCGCCCCGGCCCTCCGAGTGCTGGCAGCCAGGGAGCCCAAGTGAGCAGGGAAACAGGAGTTTCAGGTGCTTTTCCCTCACGGCAGAGATGGCTAgtgaacataataaaaatgacaaagaaaccCTTATGCCAAAGGACTTCATAAGTAACTAAATATACTCACAGCAGGGACCTCAATACCCTAGCTTCCTTTGGCCCGCACAGACAAATGTGCAGAACAGAATGCCAGTCAAGAGCAGAGACCTGAAACATCTCTTCTACACAGAAGCGACACGCGCCCTTCCGTGCACAGGCATGTCTGTCTCCGAGCCAGTACAGAGAAGGGCCTCCAGTGACCCCCAGAGGACCTCAAACAGTCAGAGAGAGCCCATTTCCGGTCCCTAAGGGGCTGAGGGTGCAGCCCAGTGTGGCCCACCACCAAGATGAATTTCTGTGGAACCACCTAATTTACCTGAAAATCCAAGTTTTATAGCCCAATCTGATATGCATCTGCTTTAATGACATGCAGAGATGTTCCCATCCCCAAATGCTCAGGAAAAACTGGCACTCTGGGGACATAAATCTACCCTGTGCCTTTAAGTCTGCCTCCTGGCACTCCTCCATAGACCCTCGGTCGAGATGCCCCCGTTTGAAAGCACGGGGACATGGAAAAGAGCGCTCGGCTAGGAACCAGCTTCCGTTAGGGCACTGGCTCAGGGTCAGTTCTGCCACGCCTCACCGAGTGGCTTCTGAGTGGCAGGTGTGTGTGAGAGCCCTGCATCCCGGTCAGTGCTTGATCAGTCAGGATGCAAGAACCCCAGGGCCCTGTCCAATGTAGCTGCCCCGGGTGACGGCCCCGAAGAGGCAGAAAGAACATGGCATCCACGAAACGGCAGGGCGTCCGTGCAGAGGTACGCCCGCCCATCCCCGGTCCCACCGCAGTTACCGTGTGGGCAAGAAGCTGTGTTCCCAGAAGCGCTTTGCTCACAGGGCTATCAGTGCATCTTTTCTTGTTTATACCTTTATCTTTGTATAAAGTTTCCTTCTGAAAACACTACCATTCTCCACTATTCTAAGGAGAAAACGGGTTAAGAAATCCTTATCCAAGCCTAAAAAAGGACAGCAAGGGACGTGTGCACATCACTGTCCTGCCTCTTGCCTTCAGACACTGGACCCTGGACAGAGCGTCACACATAAGGTCTGAGACATGCCAGCAGCCCCACCCGGGTCTCTCCAGCCCCACCCGACAAGGCGACGGGCAGGTACTTTACCTTCCGCTGGTCCATCCCAGCCTTGCTCAGGAGGCGGCGCCACTGCCAGGGGTCCGGTGCCCCGCCCCGTGGAGTGTCTGTACCTGACGAAGTAGATCAGGTCTTGCACGTCATCCAGCACTGCGGCCTCTTCAAACACGTCTTCCTCCACTCCCAAGTCGCGCAGTTCGGCCACGCGAGCATCCAGCATCTCCTCCGCTGCGCGCAGAATCTGGGACTCCGACGCCCGGAAGACCTTGTCCAGGGCCTTTTCCACGCTGTAGGGCGGGTTCTCCCGCTGCGCCGACTGCAGCTTTGATGACATTTCTTGGAGCATGGCTTCCAGCTCGGGGACATCAAAGTACTTCTGGAACCGCTGCAGGGACTGCTGCTCCTTAAAGAAGCTGCTTATGATCGGCAAGTGGGCCAGCTGGCCGCCGTGCCCCGGCTCTGCCGCTGTACCTGCGGCCGGGTGGGACGCATCGCCCTCTAGCTCCTGGGGGGCAGCCCCCCGGCTCTGTGTGTCCGTGAgcttctctctgtcctcccagTCCTCTTGCGAGCGCCCCACCCCCGGCCGCTCCGCGAGCCCCGAGGTCTTCGGGCGGTCCTCGGGGTCGTCTTCTGCAGCATGAGCAGACTCTCTACTCCGAAACACTGAGTCCGACTCTGGAGTCCCGTGTGTTTCCTCGCCAGGGAGGCCGCTTCCTTCAGATGGTCTCCGCGCTTCCTCGCCTGCAGGAGGGCTTTCCTCCTGTCCCACCACCAGACCCCCAGGCTCCGTGCCTGGCGTGCCCGCCCCTTTGCCCACGGTTTCATTTTTCCTATCAGCTTCCAAAACGTCACTAGTTTTTCCTTCGTCGGCTTCCGTCTCCGCACCAGTAGTGTTCACGGCACCCGGAacccctccgccccctccgccGGGGCCTGGCGGGGGCACCTCGAGCTGCCCGCGCCGCCTCTCGGGGCCCTTCCCCCTAGACCGCTCCGCACTCGCGGCATTTTCGTCCTCCAGGAGCTCCTCGGGGGCGGGGTCCTCATCCTCGGCGTCTGGCGCTTCCGCGCTGCCGCCCGGCGGGCCCCCTGTCTCTGCTCCCGGGGCGCCCGGCTCTGGCTGGCCAAGCTCCCTGCCCGCAGCGCCTCCTGCGGCCTCTGGTGCCGACGGCCCCGTCTTCTCACCCACCGGCGTGGTCGCTGCGGCGGCCACGTCTCGTTCTTGTTGCCAGGACAGATTTCTTCCCGGCACGGGACCCTCGTCTTCCAGCCCTGTTGACACGCCGATTTCATCGGGGGAGGAGAACCGGGGTTGATTTTGAGTTTTAAGAAGCTGTTCCTCTTTAAATTTCTCGCCCAGATGCTCCCCTGAAACTGTGTGTGGTTTCGGTCCATTTACTGAAATatccacttcctcctccacctcctccatgcCGTCTTTAGACGCGTTGTGCTGGGCGTCTCCCGGGAGCTGCGCGACATCCGTGGCCTCCTGTTCAGTCTTCTCTCCCTTCGCCTGATTCTCTGCAGCCTTacgctcccccccaccctccgggGCACCTTCCAAAGTCGGCTCTCCGGGCTTCTCCTCCTGGACCGCCCCTTTTGAGGTGGGAGCAGCTGCCCCTCTAGGATCCTGTTCTTTGTTACGGAAGActgattttaatgtttctttaccCTTTTCAGTCGCTACCAACGCGCTGAGCTTACTGCCCTGAGCAGGGCCGTGCAGAGgcctgtctcctttcccctcctcctccgaCCCGTTCTCGCCCTGCACCGGGCCCCTCTCGGATTCCTCAGGGgtcctcccttttcctttgtcGAGAAGGTCTGGGTCCCTTTCTGGGTCTTTCTCGTTATGGGTTTTAGGAACCTCTGCAACCGGAAGACCATCCCCTGCCTTTTTAGAGTCCGCATCATCTGTCGGTGATTGCGGTTGCCCCCATTTGCTGTCTGGACCTAATCCATCAtcaccttccttttcttcttctgaactGTAACTCTCAAAATCCATACCCGTTTGTTCCTCGTCTTCTGTGACAGCGGAGACGCCAGTGTCCTCCCAACCGGTTAGGTCTTCTTCGTCAGTTTGGATGCGCAGGGGCCGACTCACCTCCGCTTTGTCCCCTTCGCTTGAATTCTGCTCTTTATCAGTCGAGTATTTGCCAACTTCAGGTGCTGCTGGCATTTTCAACTCTTCGTCATCTGTATAGGTCAgtaatggaatctcatcaaagtTTTCCtgattctcctcctcctcctcctccttcccaatcACATAATACTCAGCATCTAGTTCCTCATCAAAATCGTCTTCTAACGAAGTCACCAGCCTGGTGGTCTCGTCATCAGACACAAGTGCATCAGCAGTTGAGCCAAATTTGGTTTTCAAGTCCAgggtcatttcttttttcagaagTTTGTAAGCATCCATCTTCTCCTGTTCATTTGAGAGCTGAGAGCTATTGCTGGTTTTGTTGTTGTCACTGTCCTGCACTTTTAATTTATCTTGAAGCATTTCTTCGAATGAGTCAAGCGAAGACCGCTCCCCCTGAGAGCGATCTGTTTGGCCGCCTGCGTGGGGGTGGGTCTCCTGAGCCTCGTAGctttcctcctgctcctcagtGTTTCCCGGGGAAGCGCCGCGCCTCTCCCCTGCGGTGGCCGGCACTGAGTCAGGCGCAGGGTCCCTTTCTCCAGACACTCCCGGGGGTTTTTCCACATGCTGAGGTGCTTTTTCTATAGCTTTCTCAGAATCTCCAGTTGCAAAATTGTGCGGTTTCAAAAATCCTAAAAGTTCTTCTAAATTATAGTTATCAAAGTCATCTCTTCCCCCATCAAAGCAAACAAAGTCTGTCTCctgtaagggaaagagaaacatcagtgtgttgctAGCCAAGTGTCACAGGAGCAAACTCTTAACCCACGCTAATGACAAGGATAACCTTGAGTTCATGTTTGGCTCTAAAAGGAGCTTTTGTGCCAA containing:
- the MIA3 gene encoding transport and Golgi organization protein 1 homolog isoform X2, whose amino-acid sequence is MAAAPGLPLWLLLLGMPWQVPGHQKPDTDRRFSEHKLCADADCSMLMHRGEALEDFTGPDCRFVNFRRGDNVYVYYKLAGKSPEVWAGSVGRIFGYFPKALIKVAHTYAEKELQVPADETDFVCFDGGRDDFDNYNLEELLGFLKPHNFATGDSEKAIEKAPQHVEKPPGVSGERDPAPDSVPATAGERRGASPGNTEEQEESYEAQETHPHAGGQTDRSQGERSSLDSFEEMLQDKLKVQDSDNNKTSNSSQLSNEQEKMDAYKLLKKEMTLDLKTKFGSTADALVSDDETTRLVTSLEDDFDEELDAEYYVIGKEEEEEENQENFDEIPLLTYTDDEELKMPAAPEVGKYSTDKEQNSSEGDKAEVSRPLRIQTDEEDLTGWEDTGVSAVTEDEEQTGMDFESYSSEEEKEGDDGLGPDSKWGQPQSPTDDADSKKAGDGLPVAEVPKTHNEKDPERDPDLLDKGKGRTPEESERGPVQGENGSEEEGKGDRPLHGPAQGSKLSALVATEKGKETLKSVFRNKEQDPRGAAAPTSKGAVQEEKPGEPTLEGAPEGGGERKAAENQAKGEKTEQEATDVAQLPGDAQHNASKDGMEEVEEEVDISVNGPKPHTVSGEHLGEKFKEEQLLKTQNQPRFSSPDEIGVSTGLEDEGPVPGRNLSWQQERDVAAAATTPVGEKTGPSAPEAAGGAAGRELGQPEPGAPGAETGGPPGGSAEAPDAEDEDPAPEELLEDENAASAERSRGKGPERRRGQLEVPPPGPGGGGGGVPGAVNTTGAETEADEGKTSDVLEADRKNETVGKGAGTPGTEPGGLVVGQEESPPAGEEARRPSEGSGLPGEETHGTPESDSVFRSRESAHAAEDDPEDRPKTSGLAERPGVGRSQEDWEDREKLTDTQSRGAAPQELEGDASHPAAGTAAEPGHGGQLAHLPIISSFFKEQQSLQRFQKYFDVPELEAMLQEMSSKLQSAQRENPPYSVEKALDKVFRASESQILRAAEEMLDARVAELRDLGVEEDVFEEAAVLDDVQDLIYFVRYRHSTGRGTGPLAVAPPPEQGWDGPAEEVQPPLEDNPSQENTEDLKMQIPEEPGHSDQPVTSNVGVLDVPQKPNAEKDTHPEMFVMESPPDDADADADADEEEDPELADEEPWENAVLFLQSFVSYLTKTLLSTLPGGVQSAPDFYGLPWKPVLITAFLGIVSFVIFFWRTILAVKSHVYQVTEQQISEKLNNLKKENADLVQKLSNYEQKIKESKKYVQETKKQNTILSDEAIKYKDKIKELEEAKENLNDKAKNLRLMLDSEREQNAKNEDLILENTRSLDKLKDVIAMNASELSEVQIALNEAKLSEEKVKSECHRVQEENAKLKKKKDQLQQEIKDLKKAHTELSEQITSFEKSQKDLEVALTHKEDNIHALNNCITQLNWLDCESESERQNKTGNESDELANGEVGGDRSEKVKNQIKQMMDVSRTQTEISVIEEDLKLLQLKLRASMSSKCTLEDQVKKLEDDRSALQSAKAGLEDENKTLKQKVEILNELYQQKEMALQKKLSQEEFERREREQRLSVADEKALSAAEEIKTYKWRIEELENELQKTERSFKDQLAANEKKAHENWLKARAAERAMAEEKREAANLRHRLLELNQKVAMLQQEPVIVKPMPGRPSAQNPPRRGPLSQNGSFGPSPVSGGECSPPLRDPPARPLSATLGRRDVPRSEFDPGSGAAAMVNSSPGSSSPARGMDEGKVTMAAEGPPPFPGAPLMSAPLGGPVPPPIRYGPPPQLCGPFGPRPYPPPAPFGPGMRPPLGLREYAPGIPPGKRDVPFDPRGFVPGHPHFRPVASPGPREYFIPGPRPPPPPAHGPQDYPPPAARDLLPSGSREEPSPASQSSGQDASPALKQSP